The Sorangiineae bacterium MSr11954 DNA segment GCGCGTTCGCCTGATCGAGGCGGCCTTGCTCGAGGGCGCCGTTCGTTCGCTCGAGCGAACACCCGCCGTGGCGCTCGCCCTCGAGGCCATGGAGCAGCCGGATTTCACCCGGGTGGCCGATCTTCGCGCGCGAACGGGGCTATCGGCCAAACGCCTCATCGCTCTCTTCCGCGATGAGGTCGGGATCGGACCCAAGACGTATTGGCGCATTCGACGGTTCCAGGCGGCGCTCCGCTCGCTCGAGCGCGCGCGGACACCCCGCGGCGCCGAAGTGGCAGCCCAGTTGGGGTATTTCGATCAGGCGCACATGATCCGCGATTTTCAGGCGTTCGCGGGGCTCAGCCCTCAGGGGTACCTGCGGGCTGGGGTGGACCGTCCGAACCACGTTCCGCACGACGGGTAAAAATATCCAATACGCGGGAGGCGCCGGGCCTCATGCTTCGGGGCAAAGGAGAACGCTCGGATCATGAACCCCGTTGCCATCACTGGACTGATCGTCGCCGCCATCCGCGCCGAGGAATCGAAACGCTCGGACCGTCTCTTCGAGGATCCCTTCGCCACCGTGCTCGCGGGCGAAGACGGCCGCCGCGCCCTCGCCAAATATCGGGAGGCGGCGGGGCTGTCCGTCCCCATCATCGAGGTTCGAACCCGCTACTTCGACGAGGGCCTCACGCGGGTCGTGAACGCGGGCATCCGCCAAGTCGTGATCCTCGCCGCGGGCATGGATGCGCGCGCGCATCGCCTGGTGTGGCCGTCCGGCACGCGCGTGTTCGAGCTCGATCAACCCGAGGTCCTCGCGCACAAAGCGGAGGTGCTGGCCTCCGTGAAGCCGAGCTGCGATCGCGTCGTCATCCCCGTGAACCTGGAGCACGATTGGACCGAGCCGCTGCGCGCGAGCTCCTTCGATCCAGCCCGGCCGACTGCGTGGCTGGTCGAGGGGCTCCTTCAATACCTCGAAGAGCCGTCGGTGCGAACGCTCTTCGCGCGGATCGAGGCGCTCTCGGGCTCGGGCTCGGTCGTCTTTTACGATGCCGTGGGGCGCGCGCTGCTCCATGCGCCGCAGGTCGCGAGCACCTT contains these protein-coding regions:
- a CDS encoding SAM-dependent methyltransferase, encoding MNPVAITGLIVAAIRAEESKRSDRLFEDPFATVLAGEDGRRALAKYREAAGLSVPIIEVRTRYFDEGLTRVVNAGIRQVVILAAGMDARAHRLVWPSGTRVFELDQPEVLAHKAEVLASVKPSCDRVVIPVNLEHDWTEPLRASSFDPARPTAWLVEGLLQYLEEPSVRTLFARIEALSGSGSVVFYDAVGRALLHAPQVASTLAVMKELGAPWVFATDDPGSLLSKGWAVTLDDPAELGRQWTRWPLPAVPGMPPLGHLIEARKA